Proteins from a genomic interval of Paenibacillus sp. FSL R5-0623:
- a CDS encoding GNAT family N-acetyltransferase, giving the protein MITELHTERLYLRKMNVADSASLFKIWSDPDVTRFMNITHFTDENQAIAMINLLNDLSQENKAIRFSIFAQESNEIIGSCGYNSLDFDNLKAEIGYDIARSHWGKGYATEAISSLLAHAFSTMKLNRMEAKVDPGNVNSIKLLQKLNFTCEGTLRAYERVGETFSDLSMYSKLATD; this is encoded by the coding sequence TTGATTACAGAGTTACACACAGAACGGTTATATTTGCGAAAAATGAACGTAGCGGATTCGGCCAGCTTGTTTAAGATTTGGTCTGATCCGGATGTGACTAGATTTATGAATATCACTCATTTTACGGATGAAAATCAAGCTATAGCCATGATTAATCTTCTGAATGATCTTTCTCAGGAAAACAAGGCCATTCGGTTCTCTATCTTTGCGCAAGAGTCCAACGAAATCATAGGTTCCTGTGGTTATAATTCACTGGATTTTGACAATCTTAAAGCAGAAATTGGGTATGACATTGCCAGATCACACTGGGGGAAAGGATATGCTACGGAAGCGATCTCTTCTTTGTTAGCTCATGCATTCTCGACTATGAAGCTGAATCGAATGGAAGCAAAGGTTGACCCCGGTAATGTGAATTCTATCAAGCTATTACAAAAGCTCAATTTCACATGCGAAGGCACCCTCAGAGCATACGAGAGGGTAGGCGAAACGTTCAGTGATCTGAGTATGTATTCCAAGTTGGCGACAGATTAG
- a CDS encoding glycosyltransferase — MEPKVSIVIPFYNCAYIEQAVHSAIHQTYPHIEVIVVDDGSTEHVERLQPFMDSIRYIHKENGGTATALNEGIKHATGDYFVWLSSDDVMLLDRVEKQLKFMREVKASFCHGAYHYVNEKSEWLDTVHPEVGSRLEMLQVLLEGCPINGCTVMLEMEAFERFGLFDTDFRYTHDYEMWMRLFPMYELFYYNEPLMCYRLHESMGTKRHFKALVAEMERVQAKHRPILLNLLQVGGYWK, encoded by the coding sequence ATGGAGCCAAAAGTATCGATCGTCATTCCTTTTTACAATTGTGCTTATATCGAGCAGGCTGTTCACAGTGCCATTCACCAGACGTATCCGCATATCGAAGTCATCGTGGTGGATGATGGGTCAACCGAGCACGTGGAACGGCTACAGCCATTCATGGATTCCATCCGCTATATTCACAAAGAAAACGGTGGAACCGCGACAGCATTGAATGAGGGCATCAAACATGCAACAGGGGATTACTTTGTCTGGCTCAGCTCGGATGATGTGATGCTGCTGGACCGGGTGGAGAAACAACTGAAGTTTATGCGAGAGGTCAAGGCTTCATTCTGCCATGGTGCCTACCATTATGTGAATGAGAAAAGTGAATGGTTGGATACGGTGCATCCGGAAGTGGGAAGTCGTCTGGAGATGTTGCAGGTACTGCTGGAAGGTTGTCCGATCAACGGCTGTACTGTCATGTTAGAGATGGAAGCATTTGAGCGGTTTGGACTGTTCGACACTGATTTTCGCTACACCCATGACTATGAGATGTGGATGAGGCTGTTTCCAATGTATGAGCTGTTCTACTACAATGAACCTCTGATGTGTTACCGATTGCACGAGTCAATGGGAACCAAACGTCACTTCAAGGCACTCGTTGCCGAGATGGAACGGGTTCAGGCGAAGCATAGACCTATTTTGCTCAATTTGCTTCAGGTTGGCGGATACTGGAAGTAG
- a CDS encoding glycosyltransferase — translation MNPRVSIVIPFYNCPYVPQAIHSALNQTYPHVEIVVVNDGSTRHAELLQPYLPYINVLGKSNGGTASALNHGIRHASGDYVAWLSSDDYLYPDKIRYQLEFMQRENVLVSHTNFHYINEHSAVTRMHGGPAPMADLDWLRVFVNSNPVNGCTVMIRKDLFSGVGLFDELLPYTHDLDLWMRILLNGHRFPYLNEPLTAYRWHGGMGSVRHADVIGREASMVWSRYREPLLQRIATLGG, via the coding sequence TTGAATCCAAGAGTATCCATTGTCATTCCATTTTACAACTGCCCTTATGTGCCTCAGGCAATTCATAGTGCGCTGAACCAGACGTATCCCCATGTGGAGATCGTTGTTGTGAATGACGGTTCAACCCGGCATGCAGAGTTGCTTCAACCCTATCTTCCTTATATTAATGTGCTTGGCAAAAGCAATGGCGGGACGGCTTCGGCACTTAATCATGGCATCCGCCATGCTTCTGGTGATTATGTGGCCTGGCTCAGTTCGGATGATTATCTGTACCCGGATAAAATTCGTTATCAGCTGGAGTTTATGCAACGAGAGAATGTGCTCGTCTCCCATACGAACTTTCATTATATCAACGAGCATTCGGCAGTTACCAGAATGCATGGTGGGCCTGCACCGATGGCCGATCTGGATTGGCTGCGAGTGTTCGTTAACAGCAATCCGGTCAACGGTTGTACTGTCATGATCCGCAAGGATCTGTTCAGCGGAGTGGGATTGTTTGATGAGCTTCTGCCCTACACCCATGATCTGGATCTCTGGATGCGGATTTTGCTGAACGGTCATCGGTTCCCATACCTGAATGAACCACTTACTGCCTATCGGTGGCATGGGGGAATGGGATCGGTACGTCATGCGGATGTCATCGGCAGAGAGGCATCCATGGTATGGTCCAGATATCGGGAACCGCTGTTGCAGCGAATAGCGACGCTAGGCGGGTAG
- a CDS encoding NAD-dependent epimerase/dehydratase family protein — protein MDGAELRGKKVLITGASGFTGRHAVSYFREVDAVVAAVVRRPNVFSFGKGTQVHVCDLNDKQQVRHLIGEVQPDYVLHLAGKNSVPDSWSDPLLVLETNVMAVLYLLDALRSCPTARTVIVGSRLKYTPEPGRIPQPPHPYSLSKALEEMVSLSWMSLFGQQIMLAEPGNLIGAGPSTGICSLLARHVVAWEQAGKTEAFRLSGRDNTRDFLDVRDAVRAYATLLVHGSSGTVYPVVSGVERSLGEIADLLLSMTEAEVPVRWDGASSGPDGSGKQEELSLLRKLGWQPMIPFATSLQDILSDVRVQQGRTTS, from the coding sequence ATGGATGGAGCAGAGCTGAGAGGCAAGAAAGTTCTGATTACAGGCGCATCCGGTTTTACCGGGCGACATGCCGTATCTTATTTTCGGGAAGTTGATGCAGTGGTTGCGGCGGTAGTCCGGAGGCCGAATGTGTTTTCATTTGGTAAAGGTACTCAGGTCCATGTCTGTGATCTGAATGATAAACAGCAAGTGCGTCATCTGATCGGCGAGGTGCAGCCCGATTATGTGCTGCATCTCGCTGGCAAAAATTCAGTGCCTGATTCGTGGTCTGATCCGCTACTGGTCCTGGAGACCAATGTTATGGCCGTGCTGTATCTGCTGGATGCGCTTCGCAGTTGTCCGACAGCACGAACCGTTATTGTAGGATCGCGGTTAAAATATACGCCGGAACCTGGCCGGATTCCTCAGCCTCCGCATCCATACAGCCTCAGTAAAGCGCTGGAAGAGATGGTGTCCTTGTCGTGGATGTCGCTCTTCGGACAACAGATCATGCTGGCGGAGCCAGGCAATCTGATTGGTGCGGGTCCTTCCACAGGCATCTGTTCACTGCTTGCACGCCATGTTGTTGCCTGGGAGCAGGCAGGCAAAACCGAGGCATTCCGTCTGTCCGGACGGGACAATACGCGTGACTTTCTGGATGTGCGGGATGCCGTCAGAGCATATGCGACCCTCCTGGTACACGGGTCCAGCGGTACAGTATACCCTGTGGTGTCTGGAGTCGAGCGCAGTCTTGGTGAAATTGCAGATCTGCTGTTGTCCATGACAGAAGCGGAAGTCCCTGTTCGCTGGGATGGGGCATCTTCTGGTCCGGATGGTTCGGGGAAACAGGAGGAATTATCACTGCTGCGCAAGCTTGGCTGGCAGCCGATGATTCCATTTGCCACATCACTTCAGGATATCCTGAGTGATGTTCGTGTCCAGCAAGGGAGGACGACAAGTTGA
- a CDS encoding SDR family oxidoreductase — protein sequence MKLLILGGNGMAGHILVDYFRRQGVHSVFYTSRDVTDPNGLLLDVNDSFMVDRLVEAVHPDVIINAVGVLNNFADEDKITAYHINGFLPHRLRRVADTIGARLIHISTDCVFSGERGAYREDDVTDGTSAYAITKALGEVQDEGHLTIRTSIIGPEIRQGGIGLMQWFMSSTGEVGGYTRVFWNGVTTLELAKWVDHYLASSVSGLIHLAHPAPVSKHDLLVLFKQTWDKQDVTIVRDDSVVQDRTLVSTREDVKTDLPDYSKMLKELALWMEQS from the coding sequence ATGAAACTGCTGATACTTGGTGGAAACGGAATGGCCGGCCATATTCTGGTCGACTATTTCCGCCGTCAAGGTGTACACAGCGTCTTCTACACATCTCGGGATGTAACGGACCCCAATGGTCTGCTCCTGGATGTGAACGACAGCTTCATGGTTGATCGATTGGTAGAAGCTGTGCACCCGGATGTGATTATTAATGCTGTAGGTGTGTTGAACAACTTCGCAGATGAGGACAAAATTACTGCATATCATATTAACGGTTTCCTGCCACATCGTCTGCGTCGGGTTGCAGATACGATTGGTGCACGCCTGATTCATATCAGCACAGACTGTGTGTTCAGCGGAGAACGGGGAGCATATCGGGAAGATGATGTTACGGACGGGACTTCAGCTTACGCCATCACCAAAGCCCTAGGTGAAGTTCAGGATGAAGGTCATCTGACGATCCGTACGTCCATCATTGGACCCGAGATTCGCCAGGGCGGCATTGGTCTGATGCAATGGTTTATGTCCAGCACAGGTGAAGTCGGAGGGTATACCCGCGTATTCTGGAACGGTGTGACCACACTTGAGCTGGCCAAATGGGTAGACCATTACCTGGCCTCATCGGTTAGTGGTCTGATTCACCTAGCTCATCCGGCACCTGTCAGCAAGCATGACCTGCTTGTATTGTTCAAGCAGACCTGGGATAAGCAGGATGTGACGATTGTTCGTGATGACAGTGTAGTGCAGGACCGTACGCTGGTGTCCACTCGCGAAGATGTGAAGACAGACCTGCCGGATTATTCTAAAATGCTGAAGGAGTTGGCATTATGGATGGAGCAGAGCTGA
- a CDS encoding polysaccharide biosynthesis protein, with translation MFENKRILVTGGTGSWGYELVAQLLPQQPKEIIVYSRNESSQVAMSREFEDPRLHFRIGDIRDKDALTAACQHVDYVFHLAALKHVPVCEDQPYEALKTNVIGTQNVIEAAIENKVEKVIYISTDKAANPSNFYGMTKAIGEKLIVYANLLHSDTKFVTVRGGNVLGTNGSVVHLFKNQIRQKGQVSITDMSMTRFFLTLKDAITLLFKASVESVGGEIFVMTMPTCKIVDLAEVLIEDSGVENVSIVERGIRPGEKIHEILMSEFESMTTVVYDEQYLVILPTLGIPGLREHYTNCPPVSFNSFSSEHQLMSKEEIREILKRGGFLS, from the coding sequence ATGTTTGAAAATAAGCGTATACTCGTGACTGGCGGTACGGGATCATGGGGTTATGAACTTGTGGCTCAACTACTGCCCCAGCAGCCCAAAGAAATTATTGTATATTCCCGGAACGAGTCCAGCCAAGTGGCTATGAGTCGTGAATTTGAAGACCCGCGTCTTCATTTCCGGATTGGAGATATTCGTGACAAGGATGCCTTGACGGCGGCTTGCCAGCATGTGGACTATGTATTTCATCTGGCTGCGCTCAAGCATGTTCCGGTGTGTGAAGACCAACCGTACGAAGCACTCAAAACCAATGTGATTGGTACACAGAATGTGATCGAGGCCGCTATTGAGAACAAGGTGGAAAAAGTAATCTATATCTCAACTGACAAGGCTGCCAATCCGTCCAACTTCTATGGCATGACCAAAGCGATCGGCGAGAAATTAATTGTATATGCAAACTTGTTACACAGTGATACCAAGTTTGTTACGGTACGGGGTGGGAATGTACTGGGAACAAACGGCAGTGTGGTACATCTGTTCAAGAATCAGATCCGCCAGAAAGGGCAGGTCTCCATCACGGATATGAGTATGACTCGATTCTTTCTTACGCTGAAGGATGCAATTACCTTGCTGTTCAAAGCTTCGGTGGAAAGTGTCGGCGGAGAGATCTTTGTCATGACGATGCCTACCTGTAAAATCGTTGATCTCGCGGAAGTGCTGATTGAGGATTCCGGTGTGGAGAATGTGAGCATTGTGGAACGTGGCATTCGTCCAGGGGAGAAAATCCATGAAATATTGATGAGTGAATTCGAGAGTATGACCACCGTTGTCTACGATGAGCAGTACCTGGTTATTCTTCCTACCCTGGGTATACCGGGTCTGCGTGAACATTATACCAATTGTCCCCCGGTCTCCTTTAACAGTTTCAGTTCTGAACACCAACTCATGAGTAAAGAGGAGATTCGTGAAATTCTGAAACGCGGAGGATTCTTGTCATGA
- the wecB gene encoding UDP-N-acetylglucosamine 2-epimerase (non-hydrolyzing), whose protein sequence is MKIMTVLGTRPEIIRLSLIISKLDQYASKHILVHTGQNFTESLSGLFFKEMGLRAPDYVLQDEAATLGRQLSSMFTQMEDLILQEKPDKLLLLGDTNSALCAVLAERMGVPVIHMEAGNRCFDLDVPEEKNRKVIDAISTVNMPYTEQSKKHLVSEGVPSRRIVLTGNPIYEVMQHYDAQVSSSKILKKLKLKSGQYFLVTAHRAENVDHAPHLLEIMKGLNQVAEENGLRVICSIHPRTAIRIAEHLQLEMNPLVEFHEPFGFFDFVMLERHARCALTDSGTVQEECCIMGVPTVTMRRTTERPETVDCGSNVVSGLDAARIADCVKVMTKMSSDWDCPQGYKATDVSSKVVKFLLGGKMHV, encoded by the coding sequence ATGAAGATCATGACGGTGCTGGGTACGAGACCTGAGATCATACGGCTCAGCCTGATCATCTCCAAGCTGGACCAGTACGCGTCCAAACATATTCTGGTGCACACGGGACAGAACTTCACGGAAAGTCTCAGCGGTCTTTTTTTCAAGGAAATGGGCCTGCGCGCACCGGATTACGTTCTTCAGGATGAAGCGGCCACTCTGGGACGACAGCTATCCTCGATGTTTACGCAGATGGAAGATCTGATATTGCAGGAGAAGCCCGATAAATTGCTGCTGCTCGGCGATACCAATAGCGCATTATGTGCAGTATTGGCTGAGCGCATGGGTGTTCCTGTTATTCATATGGAAGCAGGCAATCGTTGCTTTGACCTGGATGTGCCTGAAGAGAAAAATCGTAAGGTTATTGATGCCATCTCCACCGTTAATATGCCTTACACGGAACAGAGCAAGAAACATTTGGTCAGCGAAGGGGTACCAAGCAGGCGCATCGTGCTCACGGGCAATCCCATCTATGAAGTCATGCAGCACTACGACGCGCAAGTAAGTTCTAGCAAAATACTCAAAAAGCTCAAGCTAAAGTCCGGGCAATACTTCCTGGTTACTGCCCATCGAGCCGAGAATGTGGATCATGCCCCTCATTTGCTGGAGATTATGAAAGGGCTGAACCAGGTCGCAGAGGAAAACGGGTTGCGTGTGATCTGCAGTATTCATCCGCGTACCGCGATCCGGATTGCGGAGCATCTGCAACTGGAGATGAACCCGCTGGTGGAGTTTCACGAGCCGTTTGGATTCTTCGACTTTGTAATGCTTGAACGTCATGCACGCTGTGCACTTACGGATAGCGGTACCGTGCAGGAGGAGTGTTGCATTATGGGCGTGCCGACCGTAACGATGCGTCGAACTACCGAGCGGCCGGAAACGGTCGATTGTGGCAGCAATGTAGTCTCCGGTCTGGATGCCGCGCGCATCGCTGATTGCGTGAAAGTCATGACAAAGATGTCTAGCGACTGGGATTGCCCGCAAGGTTACAAAGCCACAGATGTATCCAGTAAAGTGGTTAAATTTCTGCTTGGAGGGAAAATGCATGTTTGA
- a CDS encoding glycosyltransferase family 4 protein, translating into MATKPKLMLFSHVCNTRSITGAEKLLLHFMREIGTIFECVLVAPQEGKLAGLARRFGIQVKICTLPMLHGVYTPYLGIADDAEHLRHTPAYQEAVSLIRETAPDMVLTNTCVNVLPAVAAKSLQIPVIWKITEIIHTNEHTTEAIQMIGRYADWIIGISETAVAPFQEAGIGDKVTIISPTWEPALPAPDRWVHLRERKRKELGFKSSQTCIGYISSFIYDAKGLKPFVDMALRICETHSRCRFWIIGAPSDKKYYDECVSRVKKSGYSRRFTFTTFEENVSLAYTAMDILVIPSMVKEGFGMTALEGLYFAKPVIAFAQGGLKELMESVGSDAFLAPPGDTEALVTLATTLLNDAELASTTGWRNRTEAERLYGVETYRTKLHTMVTQWLLRFPGWFAYIQPPNGPVYAHGEGGLRTVLVLEPATVRALLFPLTVIQALPHSSLPPIALGHDAPVASGTGPAAKLIQQRGKTRKRRRKPLAPHSRRDREGLKRTSGTGKRKGRLRTTKGPRPHMGKSASRRRKSAKAGRSRAGRKGSNTR; encoded by the coding sequence ATGGCAACGAAACCAAAGCTGATGTTATTTTCACATGTGTGTAATACTCGCAGCATTACAGGCGCCGAGAAGCTGCTGCTTCATTTTATGAGAGAGATCGGTACGATCTTTGAATGTGTGCTCGTAGCTCCTCAGGAGGGGAAGCTTGCGGGGCTTGCGCGAAGATTCGGCATTCAGGTCAAAATATGCACTCTGCCGATGCTTCACGGTGTGTACACACCTTATCTGGGCATTGCAGATGATGCGGAGCATCTTCGTCATACACCAGCGTATCAGGAAGCGGTCTCCCTAATACGGGAGACTGCTCCCGATATGGTGTTAACGAACACCTGCGTTAATGTGCTGCCGGCTGTAGCGGCAAAGTCCCTTCAGATTCCGGTCATCTGGAAGATTACCGAGATCATTCATACGAATGAACATACAACCGAGGCGATCCAGATGATTGGCCGTTACGCGGATTGGATTATCGGTATATCCGAGACAGCGGTAGCCCCATTCCAAGAAGCCGGCATAGGTGACAAAGTGACCATTATCTCCCCAACTTGGGAACCCGCGCTACCAGCCCCGGACCGCTGGGTTCATCTGCGCGAACGCAAGCGTAAGGAGCTCGGTTTCAAATCATCACAGACCTGTATCGGTTATATTTCTTCATTTATATATGATGCCAAAGGGTTGAAACCTTTTGTGGATATGGCCTTGAGGATCTGTGAAACGCATTCGCGTTGTCGCTTCTGGATCATCGGGGCACCATCGGATAAAAAGTATTACGACGAGTGTGTATCACGGGTGAAAAAATCCGGGTATTCACGCCGGTTTACCTTCACTACGTTTGAAGAGAACGTATCTCTGGCATATACCGCGATGGATATCCTGGTCATCCCAAGCATGGTCAAAGAAGGATTTGGCATGACCGCACTGGAGGGTCTCTATTTTGCCAAACCGGTCATCGCTTTCGCTCAGGGTGGACTGAAGGAATTAATGGAATCCGTAGGCAGTGATGCATTTCTGGCCCCGCCGGGCGATACCGAAGCGCTTGTCACCTTGGCAACAACCTTGCTGAATGATGCAGAGCTGGCCTCCACTACGGGATGGCGCAATCGGACAGAAGCGGAAAGGCTCTACGGCGTTGAAACCTACCGAACAAAATTGCATACGATGGTGACACAGTGGTTATTGCGTTTTCCCGGATGGTTTGCTTATATCCAACCTCCGAATGGACCTGTGTATGCCCATGGAGAGGGCGGACTACGCACTGTACTGGTTCTGGAGCCGGCTACGGTTCGGGCACTGTTATTCCCGCTGACCGTCATCCAGGCGTTGCCACATTCCTCATTACCTCCAATCGCATTGGGTCACGATGCTCCTGTTGCCTCAGGTACTGGCCCAGCTGCAAAGCTGATTCAACAGAGGGGCAAAACACGGAAACGTCGTCGCAAGCCACTTGCACCCCATTCTCGCCGAGACCGTGAGGGACTGAAACGTACTTCCGGAACTGGCAAACGTAAGGGGAGACTCCGTACAACGAAGGGACCGCGTCCACATATGGGGAAATCGGCTAGTCGCAGACGCAAATCTGCCAAGGCAGGACGTAGCCGAGCAGGGCGCAAGGGTTCCAATACAAGATGA
- a CDS encoding glycosyltransferase, whose protein sequence is MSLKHRKTKKIHAPVLSLADQARKNGQHAGYDAGKEEGYLRGRANYIVNCAQEPLPFRQLHVLYVSSGKGFPYSPLDEAIMATLQGMVAQVTLSDPRQPVSEIALQMRPDLVLVLDGMDIPIEHIDAIRKAGIQTAIWLTDDPYYTDMTLEIVTHFDHVFTLELNCIDLYRQTGCASVHYLPFAAFTNHYFPITTPSPLKRDVSFIGSAYWNRVYFFNPIMPQLMSHNTVFNGIWWDRLPDYTAYGEKIELGRWMSPPETNDVYNGTKIVINLHRSHEDDSVNNNHLKIPPASPNPRTFEIAASTTLQLTDARDDIARFYKPGVEIETYSSPQELLDKVEYYLTHEKERREIALRGLERTLKDHTYGKRINEMLTIIFP, encoded by the coding sequence ATGTCTCTCAAACACCGTAAAACCAAAAAGATTCATGCACCCGTACTAAGCCTAGCTGATCAAGCGCGCAAAAATGGGCAACATGCCGGATATGACGCAGGTAAGGAAGAAGGATATCTGCGTGGTCGCGCCAACTATATTGTGAATTGTGCACAGGAACCGTTGCCTTTCCGACAGCTTCATGTGCTGTATGTATCCTCGGGTAAAGGCTTCCCTTACTCCCCGTTAGATGAGGCTATCATGGCCACGCTACAGGGTATGGTAGCTCAAGTAACCCTCTCTGATCCGCGTCAACCGGTTTCTGAAATTGCGCTGCAGATGCGTCCTGATCTTGTGCTTGTGCTGGATGGAATGGATATCCCCATCGAGCATATCGATGCGATTCGCAAAGCGGGCATTCAGACGGCGATCTGGCTGACGGATGACCCGTACTATACAGATATGACGCTGGAAATTGTGACACATTTTGACCATGTCTTCACGCTGGAACTGAACTGTATCGATCTATATCGACAAACCGGCTGCGCGTCAGTACACTACCTCCCTTTTGCAGCATTCACTAATCATTACTTTCCAATTACAACCCCTTCCCCGTTAAAACGGGATGTCAGCTTTATCGGCTCGGCCTACTGGAACCGGGTATACTTCTTCAATCCGATCATGCCTCAGTTGATGTCACACAATACGGTATTTAACGGAATCTGGTGGGATCGCCTGCCTGACTATACTGCCTATGGCGAGAAGATTGAACTTGGTCGCTGGATGAGTCCGCCGGAGACCAATGATGTGTACAACGGCACCAAAATTGTCATCAACCTGCATCGATCCCACGAAGATGATTCCGTTAATAATAATCACCTCAAAATCCCGCCAGCCTCACCGAACCCTAGAACGTTTGAAATTGCGGCGTCCACGACGCTGCAGCTGACCGACGCCCGGGATGACATTGCGCGTTTCTACAAACCGGGTGTGGAGATTGAGACATATTCCTCGCCGCAGGAGTTACTCGACAAAGTGGAATATTATCTTACTCATGAAAAGGAACGCCGTGAGATTGCACTTCGTGGACTCGAACGTACACTGAAAGACCACACGTATGGCAAAAGAATTAATGAAATGTTAACCATCATATTCCCTTAA
- a CDS encoding glycosyltransferase — protein sequence MKNVAKRRHRPLTEAETAYRGGYAEGRRFGGCQAMMERVQMFEPTLRDMKVLYIPQGFDAIDEGVTLALQQSVRECVVGSPAAMLQEATHHRPDVVLVMNGLHVFPADHVEQVKGIRALGIRTAVWFVDDPYFTEDTTSLCQHYDVVFTHEEAAVPFYLGHGANQVIYMPLAVNPGMFQPRRAAPQHQHDICFIGTGFWNRIALFDELAPFLADKKVFIAGSQWNRLARFDVLGRFIHEGWIAPGETVDYYNGAKIVINIHRTCENGEDNRNTHHLEGHSINPRTYEISACGTMQITDARADLPRYYKPGYDIETFTNAAELQRKIHYYLKHEEERQAMAWRGLLTTMNQHTFTRRIGQLLEHL from the coding sequence GTGAAGAATGTGGCAAAACGAAGGCACCGTCCGCTGACCGAAGCGGAAACGGCTTACCGCGGCGGATATGCAGAAGGCCGCAGATTCGGCGGCTGTCAAGCCATGATGGAGCGGGTGCAGATGTTTGAACCGACCCTGCGGGACATGAAGGTGTTATATATCCCGCAAGGATTCGATGCCATCGATGAAGGTGTCACCTTGGCTCTGCAGCAATCTGTACGTGAATGCGTTGTTGGATCGCCAGCAGCGATGTTGCAGGAAGCCACTCATCATCGGCCCGATGTTGTGCTCGTCATGAATGGTCTGCATGTATTTCCCGCAGATCATGTGGAGCAGGTGAAAGGCATACGTGCACTCGGTATCCGAACTGCCGTGTGGTTTGTGGATGATCCGTATTTCACCGAAGATACAACGTCCCTTTGCCAGCATTATGATGTCGTGTTCACGCATGAAGAGGCCGCCGTACCCTTCTATCTGGGACATGGAGCGAACCAGGTCATCTATATGCCACTCGCGGTGAATCCAGGCATGTTTCAACCGCGGCGCGCCGCACCGCAGCATCAGCATGACATTTGTTTTATCGGTACCGGATTCTGGAACCGGATTGCCTTGTTTGATGAGCTGGCCCCTTTTCTTGCGGACAAAAAGGTATTCATTGCGGGTAGCCAGTGGAACCGATTGGCACGCTTTGATGTACTAGGCCGTTTCATCCACGAAGGATGGATTGCTCCTGGAGAGACAGTAGATTATTACAATGGCGCCAAGATTGTCATTAACATTCACCGGACTTGCGAGAATGGGGAAGACAATCGCAACACACACCATCTGGAAGGTCACTCGATTAATCCACGCACGTATGAGATTAGCGCATGCGGCACAATGCAGATTACGGATGCACGTGCAGATTTACCCCGTTATTATAAGCCGGGATATGACATCGAGACGTTCACCAACGCAGCGGAACTTCAGCGCAAGATCCACTATTATCTGAAGCATGAGGAAGAACGACAGGCGATGGCGTGGCGCGGACTTCTCACCACGATGAACCAGCACACATTCACTCGCCGGATCGGTCAGTTGCTGGAACATTTGTAA
- a CDS encoding nucleoside-diphosphate sugar epimerase → MQSKIDEIITHIAHSHQQIARVLDAKRQVAVRMSEIINHLPDIEPELDGVDGLLDSSGQINKSIISYLGGLADLEEAVAETLTQVMREIAIQEEE, encoded by the coding sequence ATGCAGAGCAAAATCGATGAAATCATCACACATATTGCACACTCTCACCAGCAGATCGCACGTGTGCTGGATGCCAAACGCCAAGTCGCTGTACGCATGTCTGAAATCATCAATCATTTGCCAGATATCGAACCGGAGTTGGACGGCGTTGACGGTCTGCTGGATAGCTCTGGGCAAATCAACAAAAGCATTATATCTTACTTGGGGGGCCTTGCAGATCTGGAAGAGGCTGTAGCCGAAACACTGACCCAAGTCATGCGGGAGATCGCGATTCAAGAGGAAGAATAA